The Pleuronectes platessa chromosome 23, fPlePla1.1, whole genome shotgun sequence genome contains a region encoding:
- the LOC128429898 gene encoding uncharacterized protein LOC128429898 isoform X1 codes for MILILLLITMISCVCAGTYFFKVTQTHYQAEEDDNITLEWTFPTRSDKSPNLLMILCKLITDLRVSFMYRLHHSVEVPESQDEQFSGRVQCDRDVLREGRLRLHVSRLRTEDSGRYKCVVRTGSDLSADQCWLNVTASVAQEQHTTPTVNPEPLRQERFYILLGAGIMTAGIILVIVVIAAVVVIVIVYSIVVATATAPEAAVLGLLLGGSIMLSVFAALSAPCVLIYTGFCQSNSESRPDSISSYRSTGV; via the exons atgatcctgatcctgctgctcatcaccatgATCTCCTGTGTCTGTG caggaacttatttttttaaagtgacaCAGACCCACTATCAGGCAGAGGAGGACGACAACATCACTCTGGAATGGACGTTCCCAACCAGAAGTGACAAATCCCCTAACCTACTTATGATCTTGTGTAAACTGATAACAGACCTCAGAGTGTCCTTCATGTATCGACTACATCACAGTGTTGAGGTTCCAGAGTCTCAGGATGAACAGTTTTCAGGACGAGTCCAGTGTGACAGAGACGTCCTCAGAGAAGGACGACTCAGACTTCATGTGTCCAGACTCAGGACTGAAGACTCAGGGCGGTACAAGTGTGTAGTGAGGACAGGATCTGACCTGAGTGCAGATCAATGCTGGCTCAATGTTACTG CCTCTGTTGCTCAGGAACAACATACGACTCCAACTGTGAACCCAGAACCACTGCGTCAGGAAAGGTTCTACATCTTACTTGGTGCAGGAATAATGACAGCAGGAATCATATTAGTAATAGTAGTGATAGCAGCAGTAGTAGTGATAGTAATAGTATATTCAATAGTCGTAGCAACAGCGACTGCACCAGAAGCTGCAGTATTAGGATTGTTGTTGGGAGGATCAATAATGTTATCAGTGTTTGCTGCTCTGTCAGCTCCCTGTGTCCTCATCTACACTGGCTTCTGTCAATCAAATTCAGAGAGCAGGCCTGACAGCATCAGCAGCTACAGAAGCACTGGTGTTTGA